In the genome of Drosophila subpulchrella strain 33 F10 #4 breed RU33 chromosome 2L, RU_Dsub_v1.1 Primary Assembly, whole genome shotgun sequence, one region contains:
- the LOC119546939 gene encoding excitatory amino acid transporter isoform X1, which produces MEMEKSGKFSDYLFAKMGPPTSTELPPKTTERSDAPVELTGYRRWLSDNLMLLVTLSGVLLGVVLGLSLRPLNLHGDSIMLISYPGELFMRVLKLMILPLVISSLIAGSASLNAKMNGKIALRTLVYFASTSFFNAALGIALVLLIHPGNPDLHNADDRSTDRRAVNLLDSLLDLGRNVFPDNLFQASIQQAHTVYLPKPSILHAFNETMNDTLVTGVEAQRLSEDMAEEVVLVRDIQYRSGTNTLGIVFFCLVFGTFLGTIGQKGQVVVDFFAAIFEVIMKMVTCVMWLTPVGISSVIAGKILSVGDLGLVMSQLMWFIVTVALGVFIYQFVVMQAIYFVVVRRNPFKFYAGLIQAMLTAFATASTAAALPITFRCMNEKLKVDPRITRFVLPIGCNINMDGTALYIAVASIFIAQMSGMVLGFGELLTVLLTSTAASMSSASVPSAALVLLLVVLTAIDAPVQDVTLLFAVDWFVDRIRTTNNMLGDCYTAAIVEELSRKELMALDAASVNYQDMPAGTPNGHGHGHHEGGLLEGQTELEESSKCVMTMTDSVVVDMSAVMNNVNLQQEHCNRRV; this is translated from the exons atggaaatggaaaagtcTGGGAAATTTTCAGATTACCTCTTCGCCAAAATGGGTCCCCCCACCTCCACCGAGCTGCCCCCGAAGACCACGGAGCGCAGCGACGCCCCCGTCGAGCTGACCGGTTATCGCAGGTGGCTGTCGGATAACCTCATGCTGCTGGTCACCCTCTCTGGAGTCCTCCTGGGGGTAGTACTTG GACTCTCTTTGCGGCCTCTGAATTTACACGGGGACTCCATCATGCTGATTTCGTATCCTGGCGAACTCTTTATGCGCGTGCTCAAGCTGATGATCTTGCCGCTGGTTATATCCAGCCTGATTGCCGGATCGGCCAGTCTAAATGCCAAGATGAACGGAAAGATAGCGCTGCGCACATTGGTTTACTTCGCTAGCACCTCGTTTTTCAACGCTGCTCTGGGAATCGCTCTCGTCCTGCTCATCCATCCTGGAAATCCAGATCTGCACAACGCGGATGATCGGTCGACGGATAGGCGGGCGGTTAATCTACTGGACAGTCTTTTGGATTTGGGAAG AAACGTTTTCCCGGACAACTTGTTCCAGGCCTCCATTCAGCAGGCGCACACCGTCTACTTGCCCAAGCCGAGCATCCTGCACGCCTTCAACGAGACGATGAACGACACCTTGGTGACCGGCGTGGAGGCCCAGCGCCTGTCGGAGGACATGGCGGAGGAGGTGGTGCTGGTGCGGGACATCCAGTACCGCAGCGGGACCAACACCCTGGGCATCGTGTTCTTCTGCCTGGTATTCGGCACTTTTCTGGGGACCATCGGCCAGAAGGGCCAGGTGGTGGTCGACTTCTTCGCGGCCATTTTCGAGGTGATCATGAAGATGGTCACCTGCGTGATGTGGCTGACGCCCGTGGGCATTAGTTCTGTGATCGCCGGGAAGATCCTGAGCGTGGGCGACCTGGGCCTGGTGATGTCCCAGCTCATGTGGTTCATCGTCACGGTGGCCCTCGGCGTCTTCATATACCAGTTCGTGGTGATGCAGGCCATCTATTTCGTCGTCGTGCGCCGCAATCCGTTCAAGTTCTACGCCGGACTCATCCAGGCCATGCTAACCGCCTTCGCCACGGCCTCAAC CGCCGCCGCCCTGCCCATTACATTCCGCTGCATGAACGAGAAACTCAAGGTGGATCCGCGGATCACGCGATTCGTCCTGCCGATCGGATGCAATATCAACATGGACGGGACGGCTCTCTACATAGCGGTGGCCTCTATCTTCATTGCCCAGATGAGCGGCATGGTCCTGGGCTTCGGGGAGCTGCTCACGGTGCTCCTGACCTCCACGGCTGCCTCGATGAGCTCGGCCAGTGTTCCGAGTGCTgcgctggtgctcctcctcgTCGTGCTCACCGCCATCGATGCTCCTGTCCAGGATGTGACGCTCCTCTTCGCCGTGGACTGGTTTGT GGATCGGATTCGCACTACGAATAATATGCTGGGTGACTGCTATACTGCCGCCATAGTGGAGGAACTATCTCGCAAGGAGTTGATGGCCTTGGATGCAGCTTCGGTAAACTACCAG GACATGCCCGCTGGCACCCCCAACGGACACGGTCATGGTCACCACGAGGGGGGTCTCCTCGAGGGGCAGACGGAGCTGGAGGAGAGCAGCAAGTGCGTCATGACGATGACCGACTCGGTGGTGGTGGACATGAGTGCGGTGATGAACAACGTGAACCTGCAGCAGGAGCACTGCAACCGCAGGGTCTAG
- the LOC119546939 gene encoding excitatory amino acid transporter isoform X2 has protein sequence MGPPTSTELPPKTTERSDAPVELTGYRRWLSDNLMLLVTLSGVLLGVVLGLSLRPLNLHGDSIMLISYPGELFMRVLKLMILPLVISSLIAGSASLNAKMNGKIALRTLVYFASTSFFNAALGIALVLLIHPGNPDLHNADDRSTDRRAVNLLDSLLDLGRNVFPDNLFQASIQQAHTVYLPKPSILHAFNETMNDTLVTGVEAQRLSEDMAEEVVLVRDIQYRSGTNTLGIVFFCLVFGTFLGTIGQKGQVVVDFFAAIFEVIMKMVTCVMWLTPVGISSVIAGKILSVGDLGLVMSQLMWFIVTVALGVFIYQFVVMQAIYFVVVRRNPFKFYAGLIQAMLTAFATASTAAALPITFRCMNEKLKVDPRITRFVLPIGCNINMDGTALYIAVASIFIAQMSGMVLGFGELLTVLLTSTAASMSSASVPSAALVLLLVVLTAIDAPVQDVTLLFAVDWFVDRIRTTNNMLGDCYTAAIVEELSRKELMALDAASVNYQDMPAGTPNGHGHGHHEGGLLEGQTELEESSKCVMTMTDSVVVDMSAVMNNVNLQQEHCNRRV, from the exons ATGGGTCCCCCCACCTCCACCGAGCTGCCCCCGAAGACCACGGAGCGCAGCGACGCCCCCGTCGAGCTGACCGGTTATCGCAGGTGGCTGTCGGATAACCTCATGCTGCTGGTCACCCTCTCTGGAGTCCTCCTGGGGGTAGTACTTG GACTCTCTTTGCGGCCTCTGAATTTACACGGGGACTCCATCATGCTGATTTCGTATCCTGGCGAACTCTTTATGCGCGTGCTCAAGCTGATGATCTTGCCGCTGGTTATATCCAGCCTGATTGCCGGATCGGCCAGTCTAAATGCCAAGATGAACGGAAAGATAGCGCTGCGCACATTGGTTTACTTCGCTAGCACCTCGTTTTTCAACGCTGCTCTGGGAATCGCTCTCGTCCTGCTCATCCATCCTGGAAATCCAGATCTGCACAACGCGGATGATCGGTCGACGGATAGGCGGGCGGTTAATCTACTGGACAGTCTTTTGGATTTGGGAAG AAACGTTTTCCCGGACAACTTGTTCCAGGCCTCCATTCAGCAGGCGCACACCGTCTACTTGCCCAAGCCGAGCATCCTGCACGCCTTCAACGAGACGATGAACGACACCTTGGTGACCGGCGTGGAGGCCCAGCGCCTGTCGGAGGACATGGCGGAGGAGGTGGTGCTGGTGCGGGACATCCAGTACCGCAGCGGGACCAACACCCTGGGCATCGTGTTCTTCTGCCTGGTATTCGGCACTTTTCTGGGGACCATCGGCCAGAAGGGCCAGGTGGTGGTCGACTTCTTCGCGGCCATTTTCGAGGTGATCATGAAGATGGTCACCTGCGTGATGTGGCTGACGCCCGTGGGCATTAGTTCTGTGATCGCCGGGAAGATCCTGAGCGTGGGCGACCTGGGCCTGGTGATGTCCCAGCTCATGTGGTTCATCGTCACGGTGGCCCTCGGCGTCTTCATATACCAGTTCGTGGTGATGCAGGCCATCTATTTCGTCGTCGTGCGCCGCAATCCGTTCAAGTTCTACGCCGGACTCATCCAGGCCATGCTAACCGCCTTCGCCACGGCCTCAAC CGCCGCCGCCCTGCCCATTACATTCCGCTGCATGAACGAGAAACTCAAGGTGGATCCGCGGATCACGCGATTCGTCCTGCCGATCGGATGCAATATCAACATGGACGGGACGGCTCTCTACATAGCGGTGGCCTCTATCTTCATTGCCCAGATGAGCGGCATGGTCCTGGGCTTCGGGGAGCTGCTCACGGTGCTCCTGACCTCCACGGCTGCCTCGATGAGCTCGGCCAGTGTTCCGAGTGCTgcgctggtgctcctcctcgTCGTGCTCACCGCCATCGATGCTCCTGTCCAGGATGTGACGCTCCTCTTCGCCGTGGACTGGTTTGT GGATCGGATTCGCACTACGAATAATATGCTGGGTGACTGCTATACTGCCGCCATAGTGGAGGAACTATCTCGCAAGGAGTTGATGGCCTTGGATGCAGCTTCGGTAAACTACCAG GACATGCCCGCTGGCACCCCCAACGGACACGGTCATGGTCACCACGAGGGGGGTCTCCTCGAGGGGCAGACGGAGCTGGAGGAGAGCAGCAAGTGCGTCATGACGATGACCGACTCGGTGGTGGTGGACATGAGTGCGGTGATGAACAACGTGAACCTGCAGCAGGAGCACTGCAACCGCAGGGTCTAG